TGCCAACGGCTGATGGACGCGGGCGTGACCATCAACCGCCCGCCCCGGGACGGGAACATGGCCTTCGTACGCTCGCCGGACGGCATCTCCATCGAACTGCTGCAGGAGGGCGAGCCCCTCGCCCCGGCCGAGCCCTGGGTCTCCATGCCCAACGTCGGCGCATGGTAGGACGCGCCCTGCGCCTGGCCGGCCTCGCCGGGGCCTGCGCCCTCGCCTCGGCTTGCGCCTCCACGACCGAAAGCAACACCGGCCGCACCGCGACCGAACAGCTGCTTCTGGCCCGCGCCGCCGACCGGGCGGTCGAGCATCTGACCCTGCCCCTGCCCGTCGGTAGCCGGATCTTCGTCGACGGCGCCTTCTTCAACGTCGACAATCCCAGCTACGCCATCAGCTCGATCCGCGCCGCCATCTCCGAGGCCGGCTACGCCCTGGCCGACACCCGCGACAAGGCCGACGCCGTGTTCGAGCTGCGCGCCGGCGCCCTGTCGCTGGAACAGATGCGCCGCGTCGTCGGCCTGCCGCCGCTGGCCGTGCCGATCAACGAGACCTTCAACGTCGTCTCCATCCCCGAACTGTCGGTCTACAGCCGGCGTGACCGGGTCGGCGTCGCCGAGTTCTCGGGCTTCCTCTACGACGCCCAGACCGGGGCCCCGCTCGGCGCGGTCACCCCCATGATCGGCACCTTCCGCATCCGCAGTCACAAGGTGATGATGGTCATCGCCTGGGGCCAGCAGTCGCTCTCGCCCGGCGAGCGCGACCCCGGCGACAGCTGGCGCGAGTTCTAAACCGGGCTGACGCCGCCGCCGACGCCCCCTATGGTGCCGGCCATGTCCGACACCCCCGCCGATCCGACCGAAGCCGCCCGCCCCCTGACGCAGGACGGCCCGCCCCTGCGCCTCTACCTGATCGACGCCTCGGCCTACATCTTCCGCGCCTACCACGCCCTTCCGCCCCTGACCCGCAAGTCCGATGGTCTGCCGGTCGGGGCGGTGCAGGGCTATTGCAACATGCTCTGGAAGCTATTGCAGGACATGCAGGGGTCGGACGGGCCGACGCACCTGGCGGCGATTTTCGATCATTCGGAGAAGACGTTCCGGAATGCGCTGTACGACCAGTACAAGGCGCATCGGCCGCCGCCGCCGGAGGACCTCATTCCGCAGTTTCCGCTGGTCAGGGAGGCGACGGCGGCGTTTGGCGTCCACTGCGTCGAGCTGGCGGGCTATGAAGCGGACGATCTGATCGCGACCTATGCCTGCAAGGCCAGGGCGGCGGGCGGCGAGGCCGTCATCGTGTCCTCCGACAAGGACCTCATGCAGCTGATCGGCGACGGCGTCGTGATGTTCGATCCGATGAAGGACCGCAGGCTGGCCGAAGACGCGGTCATGGAGAAGTTCGGGGTCACCCCGGACAAGATGGTCGATCTTCAGGCCCTGATCGGCGACAGCGTCGACAACGTCCCCGGCGCCCCCGGCATCGGCCCCAAGACCGCGGCCCAGCTGCTGGACGAATACGGTGACCTGGACACCCTGCTGGAGCGCGCCGGCGAGATCAAACAGCCCAAGCGCCGCGAGACCCTGAT
The genomic region above belongs to Brevundimonas goettingensis and contains:
- a CDS encoding DUF6655 family protein yields the protein MVGRALRLAGLAGACALASACASTTESNTGRTATEQLLLARAADRAVEHLTLPLPVGSRIFVDGAFFNVDNPSYAISSIRAAISEAGYALADTRDKADAVFELRAGALSLEQMRRVVGLPPLAVPINETFNVVSIPELSVYSRRDRVGVAEFSGFLYDAQTGAPLGAVTPMIGTFRIRSHKVMMVIAWGQQSLSPGERDPGDSWREF